The following coding sequences are from one Capsicum annuum cultivar UCD-10X-F1 chromosome 3, UCD10Xv1.1, whole genome shotgun sequence window:
- the LOC107865896 gene encoding chitin-binding lectin 1-like codes for MEFVVVSTAGVEPHQTIVPLEDGQSQCPDPYPEGRCGWQAGGKLCPNGACCSYSGWCGTARLSCRTDFCQSQCATPFPRGRWGWQAAGRGCPNGVCCSVSGWCGNTSDYCAPDKCQKQCKTPFPPPPSPSPPPPSPPPPSPPPPSPSPPPPSPPPPPPPNFPPGRCGRQAGGRLCPKRKCCSRWGWCGTTPEYCADKNCQSQCRNYLTSSAKNDMGGLGSF; via the coding sequence ATGGAGTTTGTTGTAGTATCTACGGCTGGTGTGGAACCACATCAGACTATTGTTCCCCTGGAAGATGGTCAGAGTCAATGTCCAGACCCGTACCCAGAGGGACGATGCGGATGGCAAGCTGGTGGTAAACTATGTCCTAATGGAGCGTGCTGTAGTTACAGTGGTTGGTGTGGAACAGCACGACTCTCTTGTAGAACTGATTTCTGTCAAAGCCAATGTGCAACCCCGTTCCCACGGGGACGATGGGGATGGCAAGCTGCTGGTAGAGGATGTCCTAATGGAGTGTGTTGTAGTGTCTCTGGTTGGTGTGGAAACACATCAGACTATTGTGCTCCCGATAAATGTCAAAAACAATGTAAAACACCATTCCCACCCCCACCTTCACCCTCACCTCCACCTCCCTCCCCACCCCCACCATCACCGCCACCTCCATCCCCATCCCCGCCCCCACCCTCACCTCCACCTCCACCTCCACCTAATTTCCCACCAGGACGATGCGGAAGGCAAGCTGGTGGTAGATTATGTCCTAAGCGAAAGTGTTGTAGTAGATGGGGTTGGTGTGGAACTACGCCAGAATATTGTGCTGATAAAAATTGTCAAAGTCAGTGCAGAAATTATCTAACCTCATCCGCCAAGAATGATATGGGAGGTCTTGGAAGCTTCTAG